The Nitrospira tepida genome includes a window with the following:
- the lptB gene encoding LPS export ABC transporter ATP-binding protein, with translation MSKGKAVSLIPVDSVARSQARVEDRLAGEGLVKSFKGRTVVKGVQLDVTAGEIVGLLGPNGAGKTTIFDMMVGLCQPDAGTISLGEQVVTALPMYQRARLGLGYLPQESSVFRRLSVEDNIMAILEMLELSNEEQEQRLEALLKELDLTPLRKSKAYALSGGERRRLEITRALATRPRFLLLDEPFAGIDPIAVAEIQHIITRMKHRHIGILITDHNVQETLSITDRAYIINEGTILEAGTPEVIVNSAVARAVYLGDRFQL, from the coding sequence ATGAGTAAGGGAAAGGCCGTGAGCCTCATCCCTGTGGACAGTGTCGCTCGGAGTCAGGCTCGCGTCGAAGACCGCCTGGCCGGGGAAGGACTGGTCAAGAGTTTCAAAGGCCGGACGGTCGTCAAAGGAGTCCAGCTTGATGTGACCGCGGGAGAAATCGTGGGGTTGCTGGGGCCCAATGGCGCCGGCAAGACGACGATCTTCGACATGATGGTGGGGCTCTGCCAGCCGGATGCCGGGACCATCAGTCTCGGCGAGCAGGTCGTGACCGCGCTGCCCATGTACCAACGGGCTCGTCTCGGCCTTGGATACCTTCCACAGGAGTCTTCCGTGTTCCGGCGCTTGTCGGTGGAAGACAACATCATGGCGATTCTTGAAATGCTCGAGCTGTCGAATGAAGAACAGGAACAACGGTTGGAAGCCTTGCTGAAGGAATTGGACCTGACGCCGCTTCGGAAGAGCAAAGCCTATGCGCTCTCGGGCGGCGAACGGCGGCGGCTAGAAATTACGCGCGCGCTCGCCACCCGCCCGCGCTTCCTGTTGCTCGACGAACCGTTTGCGGGCATTGACCCCATTGCGGTGGCGGAGATTCAGCACATCATCACCCGCATGAAGCACCGGCACATCGGCATTCTGATTACCGACCACAATGTGCAGGAAACCTTGTCCATTACCGATCGTGCTTACATCATCAACGAGGGCACGATCTTGGAAGCGGGAACGCCGGAAGTCATCGTGAATAGTGCGGTGGCACGCGCGGTATACTTGGGAGACCGCTTCCAATTGTAG
- the hpf gene encoding ribosome hibernation-promoting factor, HPF/YfiA family, translated as MNIVITGRHIRITHALREYVQQKVERLGRYSLPLSSVQMILSVEKFRHQAEIVCVFNGKQYRAKASSHEMYASIDDVTDKLDRQMRKKKDKLVSHKGARRRETLARIPSREAEEAQSVSVNRTQAETLTVHEALSRLPMEAASLLFFTEAASGSVLALRRGAGGAVELIVPQAQP; from the coding sequence ATGAACATTGTAATTACGGGGCGTCACATTCGCATTACCCATGCCTTGCGGGAGTATGTGCAGCAGAAAGTCGAGCGGCTGGGGCGATACAGCCTGCCGCTCAGCAGTGTGCAGATGATTCTGTCCGTGGAGAAATTTCGCCATCAAGCCGAGATCGTCTGCGTCTTCAACGGGAAACAATATCGTGCCAAAGCCTCGTCGCATGAAATGTATGCTTCGATCGACGACGTGACCGATAAACTCGATCGGCAGATGCGGAAAAAGAAGGACAAGCTCGTCAGCCATAAAGGAGCGAGGCGCCGGGAGACACTGGCCAGAATCCCGTCCCGAGAAGCGGAAGAGGCGCAGAGCGTTTCGGTCAACCGGACCCAGGCTGAAACATTGACGGTTCATGAAGCGCTCAGTCGATTGCCGATGGAAGCGGCCTCGTTGCTCTTTTTCACGGAAGCTGCATCAGGATCAGTGTTGGCATTGCGCCGCGGCGCCGGCGGCGCGGTCGAACTGATTGTGCCGCAGGCTCAACCATAG
- the aroB gene encoding 3-dehydroquinate synthase, with amino-acid sequence MIQPGLLGEVGARLKGLGAKGKVGLVTDRTVARLYAPEVMAALRRAGYRVHLITVPSGERAKTLAWMGKVLDILVKERFERSSFLVALGGGVVGDLTGFAASVYLRGVPFVQVPTTVIAQVDSSVGGKTGVNHRLGKNLIGAFYQPRAVLIDPVTLQTLPVREITAGLAEVIKYGVIADPDFFQYLEQHISAVLKLDREATAAVIRRSCEIKAAVVGADEREGDRRRILNYGHTIGHALEALGAYRSLIHGEAVAIGMVAEASLAVHLGYCQPDVVQRIRTLAQAAGLPYRLPRVSMEKMWTAMQHDKKVVQGTVYGVWPVRIGEVRIAPVQRDEFRQWFARVRKEHA; translated from the coding sequence GTGATCCAGCCCGGATTGCTGGGGGAGGTGGGGGCTCGGCTCAAAGGGTTGGGCGCAAAAGGAAAGGTGGGGTTAGTCACCGATCGAACCGTCGCTCGCTTGTACGCGCCTGAGGTGATGGCGGCGCTCCGACGGGCAGGATATCGTGTGCATCTGATCACGGTTCCGTCCGGTGAGCGGGCCAAGACGCTTGCCTGGATGGGGAAGGTGTTGGATATCTTGGTCAAGGAGCGGTTCGAACGCAGTTCCTTCCTTGTTGCCTTGGGCGGCGGCGTCGTGGGGGACCTTACGGGCTTCGCCGCATCCGTTTATCTACGGGGAGTGCCGTTCGTCCAGGTTCCGACCACGGTCATTGCGCAAGTCGATTCGAGCGTGGGAGGCAAGACCGGGGTCAATCATCGGTTGGGAAAGAACCTCATCGGCGCGTTCTATCAACCGCGGGCGGTGTTGATCGACCCGGTGACCCTCCAGACTCTGCCTGTTCGCGAAATCACAGCCGGGTTGGCCGAGGTCATCAAGTACGGCGTGATCGCCGACCCCGATTTTTTTCAATACCTGGAGCAGCACATCTCGGCCGTGCTCAAGTTGGATCGGGAGGCGACGGCTGCGGTCATTCGGAGATCGTGTGAAATCAAAGCCGCCGTGGTGGGGGCGGATGAGCGGGAAGGCGATCGCCGGAGGATCTTGAACTATGGCCATACCATCGGCCACGCGCTGGAGGCGCTCGGGGCCTATCGGTCGCTGATTCATGGAGAGGCGGTGGCGATCGGGATGGTGGCGGAAGCCTCGTTGGCGGTTCATTTAGGCTATTGCCAACCGGATGTGGTCCAACGGATTCGTACGTTGGCGCAGGCAGCCGGATTGCCGTACCGTCTTCCTCGGGTTTCGATGGAGAAAATGTGGACGGCCATGCAGCATGACAAGAAAGTGGTCCAGGGCACGGTCTATGGGGTGTGGCCCGTTCGGATCGGAGAGGTACGCATCGCCCCCGTGCAGCGTGATGAGTTTCGGCAGTGGTTCGCCCGGGTAAGGAAAGAGCATGCTTAA
- a CDS encoding LptA/OstA family protein produces the protein MKSFKYWTMCVWTLTRLSSRVVVAGLLCAASALAQEQRATPDEKTTITAKKMTVRNQENKAIFEGAVVLTRGPLVVHSDTMVMLYQGKADSAASPGGQTASCGSGEGASRGKPAAGRDQKPNAGQAMPTVSDRKVCLIEASGNVTIEKDEGRAICRKAVFYQEEEKIVLTGDPVVWQRGTRVTGQKITMFLAEDRSVVEGGSHVTIVPEGERRSP, from the coding sequence GTGAAGAGTTTCAAGTATTGGACGATGTGCGTGTGGACCTTGACGCGGCTCAGTAGCCGTGTCGTCGTGGCCGGCCTTCTCTGCGCGGCTTCGGCTCTGGCCCAGGAACAGCGGGCCACACCCGATGAGAAAACGACCATTACCGCGAAGAAGATGACGGTCCGGAATCAGGAGAACAAAGCGATCTTTGAAGGGGCAGTGGTCCTCACACGGGGGCCGCTGGTGGTGCATTCAGATACCATGGTGATGCTGTATCAGGGAAAAGCCGACAGCGCGGCGTCACCGGGCGGCCAAACGGCTTCGTGCGGGTCTGGGGAGGGGGCTTCGCGCGGAAAGCCCGCGGCGGGACGGGATCAGAAGCCTAATGCTGGCCAAGCCATGCCGACGGTATCCGACCGCAAGGTGTGCCTGATCGAAGCCAGCGGGAACGTCACGATCGAAAAGGATGAGGGGCGCGCCATCTGCCGCAAGGCGGTGTTCTATCAGGAGGAAGAGAAAATTGTGCTGACGGGAGATCCCGTGGTGTGGCAACGTGGAACCCGTGTCACGGGGCAGAAGATCACCATGTTCCTGGCGGAAGATCGCAGCGTTGTGGAAGGCGGTTCCCATGTCACCATCGTTCCAGAAGGAGAACGCCGGTCGCCATGA
- the rapZ gene encoding RNase adapter RapZ, protein MTDFQLVIISGLSGSGKTHALKCFEDEGYFCVDNLPPALLPTFVELCRQQGDEVRNVALGIDIRERAFLGDLRANLEGIRRRDYKLRLLFFEAKEDVLVRRFSESRRPHPVMPQAPLLDAVRVEKERLQDLRDIADLIIDTSDLTVHDLKGVLSRYIHKEAAGRRMTISLITFGFKFGVPYDIDLLFDVRFMKNPYFHQEMKALTGEDKRVQAYVLEDSAACEFVEKLLDLLKFLIPLFEREHRSYLNIGIGCTGGRHRSIAVACHVRDALAAQGFEPILFHRDIHKS, encoded by the coding sequence ATGACGGATTTTCAGTTGGTGATCATCAGCGGCCTGTCGGGTTCCGGGAAAACGCATGCCCTGAAGTGCTTTGAGGACGAAGGGTATTTCTGTGTGGATAATCTGCCGCCCGCGCTGCTCCCAACTTTCGTCGAGTTGTGTCGGCAGCAGGGCGATGAGGTCAGAAACGTCGCCTTGGGTATCGATATTCGTGAGCGCGCGTTTCTCGGTGATCTGAGAGCGAATCTGGAAGGCATCAGGCGAAGAGACTACAAGCTCCGCCTGCTGTTTTTTGAAGCAAAAGAAGACGTGCTGGTCAGGCGGTTCTCTGAGTCGCGTCGGCCTCATCCGGTCATGCCCCAAGCCCCTCTCCTGGACGCCGTTCGTGTCGAGAAGGAACGGTTGCAGGACCTCCGCGACATCGCGGACCTGATCATCGACACCTCGGACTTGACCGTTCATGACCTCAAAGGGGTGCTGAGCCGATACATACACAAAGAGGCGGCGGGTCGCCGCATGACGATTTCTCTCATCACCTTCGGATTCAAGTTCGGCGTTCCGTATGACATTGATCTGCTTTTCGACGTGCGTTTTATGAAGAACCCGTATTTTCATCAGGAGATGAAAGCCTTAACGGGCGAAGACAAGCGGGTGCAAGCGTACGTATTGGAGGATTCCGCGGCCTGCGAGTTTGTCGAGAAGCTGCTCGATCTGCTGAAGTTTCTGATCCCTCTGTTTGAACGGGAACACCGCAGTTACCTGAATATCGGCATCGGATGCACGGGGGGGCGCCATCGTTCTATCGCCGTGGCCTGCCATGTCCGGGACGCCTTGGCCGCCCAAGGATTCGAGCCCATCCTGTTTCATCGCGACATTCACAAGTCTTAA
- the rpoN gene encoding RNA polymerase factor sigma-54 encodes MKLRLDLRLSQKLIMTPQLQQAIKLLQLSRLELQQTLEQHLLENPVLEEVQSEVEEAEAAASEDGVPPVEPSNDTVASAESAGTANDRDNPEELSASGWEDYFDSDRRAGDVEYPSGGQDEMPSFEQTLTTATSLEEHLRWQLSLCGLSEREKMIGRLIIGNLDDDGYLRISLEEVVAGTDFTPTEAENVLSEIQKFDPAGVGARNLPECLLLQLGYLGRSPIGSIGARPGALRGAVVESIILHHLKDLEKKQYAKIAKTLDVSCEEVFEATRVIEGLEPKPGRPFSSTDNHVIVPDVFVVKHEGQWVVLLNDEGLPRMRISPYCKQLLATQGASGETKAYLDEKMRAAQWVLRSIEQRNKTIVKVVSSIVKFQEAFFEQGVQHLRPLVLKQVADDVGMHESTISRVTANKYLYCPQGMVELKYFFNAGLQRTDLQGEMLSSVTVREMIRRMVAEEDSAHPLKDEEIAARLRGQQIMIARRTVAKYRAEENIPSASQRKRFF; translated from the coding sequence ATGAAACTCAGGCTCGATCTCAGACTCAGCCAAAAGTTGATCATGACGCCGCAGCTCCAGCAGGCGATCAAGCTGTTGCAATTGTCCCGTCTGGAACTGCAACAGACATTGGAGCAGCATCTGCTCGAGAATCCGGTTCTCGAAGAAGTGCAGTCGGAGGTGGAAGAGGCCGAGGCGGCGGCAAGCGAGGACGGTGTTCCGCCCGTCGAGCCTTCCAACGACACCGTCGCCTCGGCCGAATCGGCCGGCACCGCGAACGATCGCGACAACCCCGAAGAGCTGTCGGCCTCGGGGTGGGAGGACTATTTCGACAGCGACCGCCGTGCCGGCGATGTGGAGTATCCTTCCGGGGGGCAGGATGAGATGCCGTCCTTCGAACAGACGCTTACCACGGCCACGTCGCTGGAGGAGCATTTGCGTTGGCAACTTTCCCTGTGCGGGTTATCGGAACGGGAGAAGATGATCGGACGTCTGATCATCGGCAATCTTGACGACGACGGCTATTTGAGGATTTCGCTGGAGGAAGTCGTCGCGGGCACCGATTTCACGCCGACCGAAGCGGAGAACGTCCTCAGCGAAATTCAGAAGTTCGACCCGGCCGGCGTCGGCGCGCGCAACCTGCCGGAATGTTTATTGCTGCAATTGGGTTATCTCGGCCGCAGCCCGATCGGGTCCATCGGCGCCAGGCCCGGGGCCTTGCGGGGGGCGGTCGTGGAGTCCATCATTCTCCATCATCTGAAGGATCTGGAGAAAAAGCAGTACGCCAAGATCGCCAAGACCCTGGATGTCAGTTGCGAGGAGGTGTTCGAAGCCACGCGCGTCATCGAGGGGCTGGAGCCCAAGCCCGGCCGTCCGTTCTCCTCGACAGACAATCATGTGATTGTGCCGGATGTGTTCGTGGTCAAACACGAAGGCCAATGGGTTGTGCTCCTGAACGACGAAGGTCTGCCACGGATGCGGATCAGCCCCTATTGCAAGCAGCTTCTGGCGACGCAGGGGGCCTCGGGGGAAACCAAAGCCTACCTCGATGAAAAAATGCGTGCGGCCCAATGGGTGTTGCGCAGTATCGAACAGCGCAACAAAACGATCGTCAAGGTCGTCAGCAGCATCGTGAAATTCCAGGAAGCGTTTTTTGAACAGGGCGTGCAGCACTTGCGTCCGTTGGTATTGAAGCAGGTGGCCGACGACGTGGGGATGCATGAGTCGACGATCAGCCGCGTCACCGCGAACAAATATCTGTATTGTCCTCAAGGAATGGTGGAGTTGAAATATTTCTTCAATGCGGGGCTTCAGCGGACCGACCTGCAGGGAGAGATGCTCTCGTCGGTGACGGTGCGGGAAATGATTCGCCGAATGGTCGCGGAAGAGGACAGCGCTCACCCACTGAAGGATGAGGAGATTGCCGCCCGGCTCCGCGGCCAACAGATCATGATTGCACGGCGGACCGTTGCCAAGTACCGAGCCGAAGAGAACATCCCCTCTGCCAGCCAGCGGAAGCGTTTTTTCTGA
- a CDS encoding type IV pilus secretin PilQ has translation MLSGLHITPYPDRVRVTIAGVRKDEVYQVRKSSVPPMVSIVLPGHSWGTASGEAVVNQGPVVKLIRENIASPIKGSRIVFQLTEPADPDISRDGDSLQVEFPIHMALSMTATTIKAVEVHPNAQGVQIVVSADGRLSHDVRLIEGNRLVIDLPRVSSEAVVPEVGRKDQLIQRVRLGRHSEKVRLVVDLTEPAAYSVESTPSGLIVHLAGTAGKTVLPKAQAQEPERFSGAGSSPEMSVRSVATLGSAPRAVHAVQHPNQGTAMKPQLVQLTAAIDQKNQDEVVVDQPRFVGRRISLDFQAAEISNVLRLIAEVSGFNIVVGEGVKSKVTMKLANVPWDQALDMLLRMNGLGMMKQGNIVWVDTLMNLSKQQEEEAKAKEAKSKAEEIVTRIFYLRNIPAQEVVTSLRQYLSPRGQMQFNNASNAVIVRDIESRIGMFRQLVDGIDLQLPQVEIEARVVQANTNYTRSLGIQWGFQNVNTLGSANGVANFRAGTTGSFGQPVSDFLVNLPATVAGLQPIPAVGFQFGKTDGALLDLRLSAGEALGLTKVIASPKITTLDNREAKISQGESIPFQTVSLQGTQTTFVDANLELQVTPQITSRDPNEVTKRIMLKVRATRNAVGARSNPAGPSIDKREAQTQVLVRDGETMVIGGVYVDQQQNNVNGVPYLSRIPVLGWLFKNKVEDIARQELLIFLTPNIVKS, from the coding sequence ATGCTCTCCGGACTGCATATCACGCCCTACCCGGACCGGGTGCGTGTCACAATTGCAGGGGTAAGGAAAGATGAGGTCTATCAAGTTCGAAAGAGCTCGGTGCCGCCCATGGTGTCCATTGTGCTGCCCGGCCATTCCTGGGGTACGGCCTCCGGCGAAGCAGTCGTGAACCAAGGTCCAGTGGTCAAACTCATCCGTGAAAATATCGCCTCGCCAATCAAGGGTTCGCGCATTGTCTTTCAGCTCACAGAGCCGGCCGATCCCGATATCTCGCGGGATGGTGACAGCTTGCAGGTGGAGTTCCCGATCCACATGGCGTTGTCCATGACGGCCACGACAATCAAGGCCGTCGAGGTGCATCCGAATGCGCAGGGCGTCCAAATCGTGGTCTCGGCCGACGGGCGGCTGTCCCACGACGTGCGCCTCATCGAGGGGAATCGTCTCGTTATCGATCTGCCACGTGTGTCGTCCGAGGCCGTTGTCCCGGAGGTCGGAAGGAAGGATCAACTGATCCAGCGGGTTCGCCTCGGACGTCACAGCGAGAAGGTTCGGCTAGTCGTGGATCTGACGGAGCCAGCGGCCTATTCTGTTGAGTCGACGCCGAGCGGCCTGATCGTGCACCTTGCGGGAACGGCGGGAAAGACCGTGCTTCCAAAAGCTCAAGCGCAAGAGCCGGAACGCTTTTCGGGCGCCGGCTCATCTCCTGAAATGTCCGTACGGTCTGTTGCCACTCTCGGCTCTGCGCCGCGCGCCGTCCACGCCGTTCAGCACCCGAACCAGGGGACGGCCATGAAGCCGCAACTGGTGCAACTCACCGCCGCAATCGATCAAAAAAATCAGGATGAGGTTGTCGTCGACCAGCCGCGCTTCGTCGGGCGGCGGATTTCGCTGGATTTCCAAGCGGCCGAAATCAGCAACGTCCTGCGGCTGATCGCCGAGGTCAGTGGCTTCAATATCGTGGTGGGTGAAGGGGTTAAATCCAAGGTGACGATGAAGCTGGCCAACGTGCCGTGGGATCAGGCGCTGGACATGTTGCTGCGCATGAACGGCCTTGGAATGATGAAGCAGGGCAACATCGTCTGGGTGGACACCTTGATGAATCTGTCCAAACAGCAGGAGGAGGAAGCGAAAGCCAAGGAAGCCAAGAGTAAAGCCGAAGAGATCGTGACGCGCATTTTTTATCTGCGCAACATTCCTGCGCAGGAGGTGGTGACGTCGTTGCGGCAGTATCTGAGCCCAAGGGGACAGATGCAATTCAACAACGCGAGCAATGCGGTGATTGTGCGGGACATCGAGTCCAGAATCGGAATGTTCCGGCAGCTCGTCGATGGAATCGACCTGCAATTGCCGCAGGTGGAAATCGAAGCGCGGGTGGTGCAAGCCAACACGAACTACACCCGTTCCCTCGGCATTCAATGGGGCTTTCAAAATGTGAATACGCTCGGGTCCGCGAACGGAGTCGCCAACTTCAGGGCCGGCACCACGGGGTCGTTCGGCCAGCCGGTCAGCGATTTCCTGGTAAATTTGCCGGCGACGGTGGCCGGTCTTCAGCCTATTCCGGCGGTCGGATTTCAATTCGGCAAGACGGACGGCGCGCTGCTGGATCTTCGTCTTTCCGCTGGAGAGGCCCTGGGGTTGACCAAGGTGATCGCCTCGCCGAAAATCACGACGTTGGATAACCGGGAGGCCAAGATTTCTCAGGGCGAATCCATTCCGTTCCAAACCGTCTCGTTGCAGGGCACGCAGACCACGTTCGTTGACGCGAATCTGGAACTGCAGGTGACGCCGCAGATCACGTCGCGTGATCCGAACGAGGTAACCAAGCGAATCATGCTCAAGGTACGGGCAACCAGAAACGCCGTCGGAGCGCGAAGCAATCCCGCGGGGCCCAGCATCGACAAGCGGGAGGCTCAAACGCAAGTCCTGGTTCGAGATGGCGAGACCATGGTGATCGGCGGCGTGTACGTCGATCAACAGCAGAACAACGTGAACGGGGTTCCGTATCTCTCGCGGATTCCGGTACTCGGCTGGTTGTTCAAGAACAAAGTCGAGGATATTGCGAGACAGGAGTTGCTTATCTTCCTGACGCCGAACATCGTCAAGAGCTGA
- a CDS encoding type 4a pilus biogenesis protein PilO, with amino-acid sequence MPKLNLDSLHSVPLSQKLALLGLIIAGIMAGVYYYYIEPENEQISQLQTQIVQLDAEVQNLTIKVKHLDELVAATKQLEIELAKKKERLPPSEEAVMLLKQLSDLGSRLGLDIKLWKPAPPAEDPSKLFVRMPVSVEVTGGYHTAAIFFDRVNRLPRIINVSDLRMGNPQVEKGRVVTQTVFDLVAFAAPEERVASVNASSPAVPATLPGNVKR; translated from the coding sequence ATGCCCAAACTGAATCTGGATTCTCTGCATAGCGTGCCACTGTCCCAGAAGCTGGCGCTGCTGGGACTCATCATCGCCGGGATCATGGCCGGAGTGTACTACTACTATATCGAGCCCGAGAACGAACAGATCAGCCAGCTCCAAACTCAGATTGTCCAACTGGATGCGGAAGTTCAGAATCTCACGATCAAAGTGAAACATCTCGATGAACTGGTCGCGGCGACTAAACAGTTGGAGATCGAGCTCGCCAAGAAAAAAGAGCGGCTGCCGCCATCCGAGGAGGCCGTGATGCTGCTGAAGCAACTGTCGGATCTCGGATCTCGGCTTGGGTTGGATATCAAACTGTGGAAACCTGCTCCTCCTGCTGAAGACCCTTCCAAGCTCTTTGTCCGGATGCCGGTCAGCGTCGAGGTGACCGGCGGATACCATACGGCGGCTATTTTCTTTGACCGTGTCAACCGCTTGCCCCGTATTATCAATGTGTCGGACTTGAGGATGGGGAATCCACAGGTCGAAAAAGGACGGGTTGTGACGCAAACTGTATTTGATTTGGTGGCCTTTGCGGCGCCGGAAGAGCGAGTCGCATCGGTCAATGCGTCAAGTCCTGCTGTTCCCGCGACGCTTCCGGGGAATGTCAAGCGATGA
- a CDS encoding pilus assembly protein PilP, producing MKMSDVKLLPVNVKLGWVGPPIILMALIVPAMGFAQPASEAKQPGGMVPVSPASIPSQAVGEATSTLRPPQSTPGQPEALAGTGAVLGAFETEVPVYDPAGRRDPFVAIVQLDDRKTDEALPPLQRVAVTEINLIAVVWGGYGYTGMVQTPDGKGYVIRKGTRLGTNNGLVTSITERGVIVVERFTDVYGNKQEREYVKLLHPKEAAE from the coding sequence ATGAAGATGAGCGATGTGAAGCTGTTGCCTGTCAATGTCAAATTGGGTTGGGTGGGCCCTCCAATTATTTTAATGGCTCTCATCGTGCCCGCTATGGGATTCGCACAACCGGCTTCCGAAGCTAAACAACCTGGAGGCATGGTGCCTGTGTCGCCGGCATCCATCCCGAGCCAGGCCGTTGGCGAAGCGACGTCCACCTTGCGTCCCCCTCAAAGCACTCCGGGGCAACCGGAAGCCTTGGCCGGGACGGGGGCGGTCCTTGGCGCATTTGAGACCGAGGTGCCGGTGTATGATCCTGCAGGACGCCGTGACCCCTTTGTCGCCATTGTGCAACTCGACGACAGAAAAACCGACGAAGCCCTGCCTCCTCTGCAACGGGTTGCCGTAACCGAGATCAATCTCATTGCCGTCGTGTGGGGAGGGTATGGATACACAGGCATGGTGCAAACTCCCGATGGGAAGGGTTACGTCATCCGGAAGGGGACGCGGCTAGGAACCAATAACGGCCTTGTGACATCGATTACCGAGCGAGGCGTGATCGTTGTGGAGCGATTTACAGACGTCTACGGGAATAAACAGGAGCGGGAATACGTTAAGCTCCTTCATCCAAAAGAGGCGGCAGAATGA
- a CDS encoding PilN domain-containing protein, whose translation MIRINLIAGPRAKKAQPAQWGARAEAMSGAAIIGLTLLIAWWYVGALQEERQAKEQEKQEKGRQIAALKEQVKQVDGFEQKKKTLEDKNRIIDQLEKSRSGPVKVMDHLSRSLDPLKLWLSKMSMKEGRVEVEGRALTNDDIVEFVNNLRRTEYFTAIQLMESRAATEGKTGVFSFKITFALRT comes from the coding sequence ATGATTCGGATCAATCTTATCGCCGGACCTCGGGCCAAGAAAGCGCAACCCGCGCAGTGGGGGGCACGAGCGGAGGCCATGAGTGGGGCCGCCATCATCGGGCTCACGCTGCTGATCGCCTGGTGGTACGTGGGCGCGCTTCAAGAGGAGCGTCAAGCCAAAGAACAGGAGAAGCAGGAAAAGGGGAGACAAATCGCCGCGCTCAAGGAACAGGTCAAGCAAGTTGATGGATTTGAACAAAAGAAGAAGACGCTCGAAGATAAGAATCGGATTATCGATCAGCTCGAAAAATCACGGTCCGGTCCAGTGAAAGTGATGGACCATCTCAGCCGGAGTCTTGATCCGCTGAAGTTGTGGCTGTCGAAGATGTCAATGAAGGAAGGGCGAGTGGAGGTCGAAGGACGGGCGCTTACGAACGATGACATCGTAGAGTTCGTGAATAATCTGCGTCGAACGGAATATTTTACCGCGATTCAACTGATGGAGTCCCGCGCAGCGACCGAAGGCAAGACAGGAGTATTCAGCTTCAAGATCACTTTCGCGCTGAGGACCTAA
- the pilM gene encoding type IV pilus assembly protein PilM: MSSDRGGSSMLAQLRNVLSADFSTLLSSRRQLIGLDIGSSAIKLVQLKEVKGRYVLQKCAVKPLEPEVIVDGTVMDEGRVVAAIRELMSEQGIKHKQAAISISGHAVIVKKISLPPMPDNELAEQVKLAAEQYIPFDINEVNLDFHVLNGTDGSGDGDGQMSILLVAAKKDKVNELCELVKTAGLTPSVMDVDAFAIQNMHEVNYPMTKGDVTTIVNIGASVMNVNIVQNGASLFTRDIPLGGNRYTEAIQRELGLSFEEAEEVKKSERPSSSQEEVVRSVMESLNAEVASEIGRTIDYYKSTAGDGDVERLLLCGGGAKASGLLEQLRDRMRVKVELANPFQEIDCTAADVDPATLDEMSAVAAVGVGLALRVMGD; encoded by the coding sequence GTGTCGAGCGATAGAGGCGGTTCATCTATGTTGGCACAACTACGCAACGTCCTGTCAGCCGATTTTTCAACTCTTCTCTCTTCCAGGCGGCAGCTTATCGGACTCGACATCGGCTCCAGCGCGATCAAATTGGTCCAGTTGAAGGAAGTGAAGGGTCGGTACGTCCTGCAAAAGTGTGCGGTGAAACCGCTTGAGCCGGAGGTCATTGTCGACGGAACCGTCATGGACGAAGGCCGCGTCGTCGCGGCCATTCGGGAGCTCATGTCCGAGCAAGGAATCAAGCACAAACAGGCGGCCATTTCGATTTCAGGACATGCGGTGATTGTGAAAAAGATCAGCCTGCCGCCGATGCCGGATAATGAACTGGCAGAGCAGGTTAAGCTGGCTGCTGAACAATACATCCCCTTTGATATCAATGAGGTCAATCTGGATTTTCATGTGTTGAACGGGACGGACGGCAGTGGGGACGGCGACGGCCAGATGTCGATTTTGCTCGTAGCGGCGAAGAAGGACAAGGTGAATGAGCTCTGCGAACTGGTCAAGACCGCGGGATTGACCCCCAGTGTTATGGACGTGGATGCCTTTGCCATCCAAAACATGCATGAGGTCAATTACCCGATGACCAAGGGAGACGTCACGACGATCGTCAATATCGGTGCCAGCGTGATGAACGTCAATATCGTTCAGAATGGCGCGTCGCTCTTTACCCGGGATATTCCTCTCGGAGGCAATCGTTACACGGAAGCCATTCAAAGAGAATTGGGCCTATCCTTCGAAGAGGCGGAAGAAGTGAAGAAGAGCGAACGTCCGAGCAGCAGCCAAGAGGAGGTCGTTCGGAGCGTCATGGAGAGCCTCAATGCGGAGGTGGCGTCGGAGATCGGGCGCACCATTGATTACTATAAAAGTACGGCTGGAGACGGAGATGTGGAGCGCCTCCTTCTTTGTGGAGGGGGGGCCAAAGCAAGTGGATTACTCGAACAACTTCGTGATCGTATGCGGGTCAAAGTCGAATTAGCCAATCCCTTTCAGGAGATTGACTGCACGGCAGCCGATGTCGATCCTGCCACGCTTGATGAAATGAGCGCCGTTGCCGCGGTGGGCGTTGGCCTTGCGTTGCGTGTAATGGGGGACTGA